The following proteins come from a genomic window of Oncorhynchus mykiss isolate Arlee chromosome 19, USDA_OmykA_1.1, whole genome shotgun sequence:
- the LOC110498040 gene encoding T-lymphoma invasion and metastasis-inducing protein 2 isoform X4, whose product MPASRPGRLHRKGCNLARRTQRQATAAWRLLYSLLFMSVETVCMLYHTFQEGSGGLMEGRKDPPAPGAEPTLHRPCPRHMSATERLRKVIQELVDTEKSYVKDLSCLFEIYLKPLQNETFLTLDEMDSLFGSLPEMLDFQRVFLQTLEERIASSPDFSTLETPVQFKKLLFSLGGSFLYYADHFKLYSGFCANHIKVQKVLERAKTDWSFKEFLAARNPTKQHSSTLESYLIKPVQRVLKYPLLLRELVSLTDTDSEEHYHLTEALKAMEKVASHINEMQKIYEDYGSVFDQLVAEQSGHEEVTELTMGEFLMHSSVVWLNPHPSLGRMRKDPEMTVFVFKKAVILVYRESNKLKKKMTTPRLAHSHGDLDPFKFRWLIPLSALQVRLGNTAGTETTCIWELIHTKSELEGRPETVFQLCSSVPECKVNIIKVIRSILRENVRRNMLSAEMGCKEHLTPLRSTLPSSARIGPSRASWLCKQPLLDLPTPASTLKPGQPDSDEGSLSSGTHSSSDAPPADGPTQHKTLSTQKAWSRGGQRPSSFSSVKESYILSDEDDEFSEARESFPSCAIEAQFLSLRLSEEAASSRAPAPRVQPEGAEVNTPESQPKLVRGHFCPVKRKGSSQRALLSLHSRSLDSQTDLAAIDLSTLLEREFSVQSLTSVVNEDCFYDPTDTGSAPNNS is encoded by the exons ATGCCAGCATCCAGGCCAGGCAGGCTGCATAGGAAGGGCTGTAACCTGGCCCGTAGGACCCAGAGACAGGCCACAGCAGCCTGGAGGCTCCTCTACAGCCTGCTCTTCATG AGCGTGGAGACGGTGTGCATGCTGTACCACACCTTCCAAGAGGGCTCCGGGGGCTTGATGGAGGGCCGCAAAGACCCCCCGGCTCCAGGGGCCGAGCCCACACTGCACAGACCTTGTCCCCGACACATGAGTGCCACCGAGAGGCTCCGCAAGGTCATCCAGGAGCTGGTGGACACAGAGAAGTCCTATGTCAAG GACCTGAGTTGCCTGTTTGAGATCTACCTGAAGCCACTGCAGAACGAGACCTTCCTTACGCTggatgag ATGGATAGTCTGTTTGGCAGCCTGCCAGAAATGCTGGACTTCCAGAGGGTGTTCCTGCAGACGCTGGAGGAGAGGATTGCCTCTTCACCTGACTTCAGCACACTGGAAACCCCTGTGCAGTTTAAG AAGCTTCTCTTCTCTCTGGGTGGATCCTTCCTGTACTACGCTGATCACTTCAAGCTCTACAGTGGCTTCTGTGCCAACCACATCAAGGTCCAGAAAGTCCTGGAGAGAG CTAAGACTGATTGGTCCTTTAAGGAGTTCCTGGCTGCGAGGAACCCTACGAAGCAGCACTCCTCAACCCTGGAGTCCTACCTGATCAAGCCAGTCCAGAGAGTGTTGAAATACCCTCTACTGCTTCGAGAGCTGGTTTCTCTCACTGACACAGACAGCGAGGAGCACTACCACCTCACAG AGGCCCTCAAGGCCATGGAGAAGGTGGCCAGCCACATCAATGAGATGCAGAAGATCTATGAGGACTATGGTTCTGTGTTTGACCAGCTGGTGGCAGAGCAGAGTGGCCATGAGGAG gTCACAGAGCTTACCATGGGAGAATTCCTCATGCATTCCTCTGTCGTCTGGCTCAACCCCCATCCCTCTCTGGGCCGCATGAGAAAGGACCCCGAGATGACCGTGTTTG TGTTCAAGAAGGCAGTGATACTTGTCTACAGGGAGAGCAACAAGCTCAAGAAGAAGATG ACCACCCCTCGCTTGGCGCACTCCCATGGAGACCTAGACCCCTTCAAGTTCCGCTGGCTCATCCCGCTCTCTGCACTGCAGGTCCGACTAGGCAACACTGCAG GTACTGAGACGACCTGCATCTGGGAGCTGATACATACCAAGTCTGAACTGGAGGGAAGGCCAGAGACGGTCTTCCAGCTGTGTAGCAG TGTCCCAGAATGCAAAGTGAACATCATCAAGGTAATCCGCTCCATCCTCCGGGAGAACGTCAGACGGAACATGCTCTCGGCCGAGATGGGGTGTAAGGAGCACCTCACGCCTTTACGCAGCACCCTGCCCTCCTCTGCCAGGATAG GTCCATCCAGAGCCTCCTGGCTGTGTAAGCAGCCCCTGCTGGATCTCCCCACCCCAGCCAGCACACTCAAACCTGGCCAGCCTGACTCAGACGAGGGCAGTCTGAGCAGTGGCACCCACAGCTCCTCTGACGCTCCCCCAGCTGACGGTCCCACACAGCACAAAACACTGTCTACCCAAAAGGCCTGGTCTCGGGGCGGCCAGCGGCCCTCTAGCTTCAGCTCTGTGAAGGAGTCATACATCCTGAGTGATGAGGACGATGAGTTCAGTGAGGCTAGAGAGAGTTTCCCCTCCTGTGCCATTGAGGCCCAGTTTCTCAGTTTGAGGCTGTCAGAGGAGGCCGCTTCCTCCCGGGCGCCGGCCCCCCGCGTGCAGccagagggagcagaggtgaACACCCCGGAGAGCCAGCCCAAGCTTGTTCGGGGCCACTTCTGCCCAGTGAAGAGGAAAGGTAGCAGCCAGCGGGCGCTACTGAGCCTACACAGCCGTTCCCTGGACAGCCAGACAGACCTGGCAGCCATAGACCTCAGCACTCTGCTGGAGAGAGAGTTCAGCGTACAGAGCCTCACCTCCGTGGTCAACGAGGACTGTTTCTACGACCCTACGGACACTGGCAGTGCCCCTAACAACTCATAG
- the LOC110498044 gene encoding claudin-20 produces the protein MASTCMQIFAFILALLGIMGAMVATLLPNWKVSADVGSNIITAISQMQGLWMDCTWYSTGMFSCTLKYSVLSLPAYLQTARTTMVLSCVMAAMGLCLASLGLKCTRWGGGRRSKRHAAIASGGCFIAAGFLCLVPASWFTNEVITNFLDRSVHESNKFEPGGAVYVAFLSAGFLFVGGSIFCVSCSGKRPGHQDMILLPPPNKLILQQQQQLLQQQQQDQHQYCSLSPLDNKTGYSLQDYV, from the coding sequence ATGGCATCCACATGCATGCAGATCTTCGCCTTCATCCTGGCGCTGTTGGGCATCATGGGGGCCATGGTGGCCACACTGCTGCCCAATTGGAAGGTGAGTGCCGACGTGGGCTCCAACATCATCACAGCCATCTCCCAGATGCAGGGGCTGTGGATGGACTGCACCTGGTACAGCACCGGCATGTTCAGCTGCACCTTGAAGTACTCGGTGCTGTCGCTGCCCGCCTACCTGCAGACTGCCCGCACCACCATGGTGCTGTCCTGTGTGATGGCTGCCATGGGCCTGTGTCTGGCATCCCTGGGGCTCAAATGTACCCGCTGGGGGGGCGGCCGGCGCTCCAAGAGGCACGCGGCCATCGCCAGCGGGGGCTGCTTCATCGCCGCCGGCTTCCTGTGCCTGGTGCCCGCTTCCTGGTTCACCAACGAGGTCATCACTAACTTCCTGGACCGCAGTGTGCACGAGAGCAATAAGTTTGAGCCCGGGGGGGCCGTGTACGTGGCCTTCCTGTCGGCAGGCTTCCTCTTCGTGGGGGGGTCCATCTTCTGCGTGTCTTGCTCGGGGAAGAGGCCCGGTCACCAGGACATGATCTTACTGCCCCCCCCCAACAAACTCATactgcagcagcaacagcagctcCTACAGCAACAGCAGCAGGACCAGCACCAGTACTGCTCCCTCTCCCCACTAGACAATAAGACAGGCTACAGCCTGCAGGACTATGTGTAG